Proteins encoded by one window of Acetivibrio thermocellus ATCC 27405:
- the pyrH gene encoding UMP kinase yields MQKPKYKRIMLKISGEALAGEKKLGLDTDTINEISRNIKEVYDLGVEIAIVVGGGNFWRGRSGKGMDRTTADYMGMLATVINALGLQDALESQGMPTRVQTAIEMRQIAEPYIRRKAVRHLEKKRIVIFACGTGNPFFSTDTTAALRAAEIDAEVILLAKKVDGVYDSDPNINPNAKKFDKLSFMDVINKGLGVMDSTAASLCKDNNIPIIVFGLNEPGNIVKAVMGEKIGTIVM; encoded by the coding sequence ATGCAGAAACCGAAGTATAAAAGAATTATGTTGAAAATAAGCGGAGAGGCCTTGGCGGGGGAAAAGAAGCTGGGGCTTGATACCGATACCATAAATGAGATTTCAAGAAACATAAAAGAAGTCTATGACTTGGGAGTTGAAATTGCTATTGTTGTAGGGGGTGGGAATTTCTGGAGAGGTAGAAGCGGGAAAGGAATGGACCGAACCACGGCGGATTATATGGGCATGTTGGCAACAGTTATCAATGCATTGGGACTTCAGGATGCGCTTGAGTCCCAGGGTATGCCTACAAGAGTTCAAACAGCCATTGAAATGCGGCAGATAGCCGAACCTTATATACGGAGAAAAGCTGTAAGGCATTTGGAAAAGAAAAGGATTGTGATTTTTGCCTGTGGAACAGGAAACCCGTTTTTTTCAACGGATACTACGGCTGCTTTGCGTGCCGCTGAGATTGACGCGGAAGTCATACTGCTTGCCAAAAAGGTTGACGGCGTGTATGACAGTGACCCGAATATAAATCCTAATGCAAAGAAATTTGATAAGCTTTCGTTTATGGATGTAATCAATAAAGGTCTGGGGGTAATGGATTCAACCGCTGCTTCCCTTTGCAAGGACAACAATATTCCGATAATCGTTTTTGGGCTCAACGAACCGGGAAATATTGTTAAAGCTGTGATGGGTGAGAAGATCGGTACAATAGTAATGTAA
- a CDS encoding 1-deoxy-D-xylulose-5-phosphate reductoisomerase: MVNRISILGSTGSIGVQTLDVARNLNIKVDGLAANKNIDLLEKQAREFQPKIVAVKDEERARILRDRLSDTDCKVVGGVEGLKMVASIETVETVVTSIVGIAGLIPTMEAIKHKKNIALANKETLVTAGHIVMSEAARMGVKILPVDSEHSAVFQSLMGNNKKDVAKIILTASGGPFRGRKKEELRNVTLREALNHPNWSMGSKITIDSATMMNKGLEVIEAHWLFEIPQDDIEVLVHPQSIIHSMVEYKDGSIIAQLGSPDMRLPIQFALTYPDRKQNNFSKLDIVKIGSLTFEAPDLEAFPCLGLAFEALRAGGTMPAVLNAANEKAVGLFLQEKIRFLDIPEIIEKVMGRHSVKPDPDIDDIIDVDLWARKIVEEIVK; encoded by the coding sequence ATGGTAAACAGGATTTCGATTCTTGGCTCTACAGGTTCCATAGGTGTTCAGACCCTGGATGTGGCCAGAAATTTAAATATAAAGGTTGATGGACTGGCGGCAAATAAAAACATAGATTTGCTTGAAAAACAGGCCAGAGAGTTTCAACCGAAGATAGTTGCGGTAAAGGACGAAGAGAGAGCGAGAATTTTAAGAGACAGGCTTTCTGATACCGACTGCAAAGTGGTGGGCGGTGTTGAAGGCCTTAAAATGGTGGCTTCTATTGAAACTGTTGAAACCGTTGTTACTTCTATTGTCGGAATTGCCGGCCTTATTCCCACCATGGAGGCCATAAAGCATAAAAAAAATATAGCACTGGCAAACAAGGAAACCCTTGTAACAGCGGGGCATATTGTCATGTCCGAGGCTGCCAGAATGGGTGTTAAGATTCTTCCGGTGGACAGTGAACATTCTGCTGTTTTTCAGAGTTTAATGGGTAATAATAAAAAAGATGTGGCAAAAATAATTTTGACCGCGTCGGGAGGCCCCTTTAGAGGAAGAAAAAAGGAAGAACTTCGAAATGTCACGCTCAGGGAAGCATTAAATCATCCTAACTGGAGCATGGGCAGCAAAATAACAATTGATTCTGCAACCATGATGAATAAAGGTTTGGAGGTTATTGAGGCTCACTGGCTTTTTGAAATACCGCAGGATGATATTGAGGTTTTGGTGCATCCGCAGAGTATCATTCATTCAATGGTTGAATACAAAGACGGTTCGATAATTGCCCAGCTGGGCTCTCCGGATATGAGGCTTCCGATACAGTTTGCCCTGACATATCCGGACCGAAAGCAAAACAACTTTTCAAAGCTTGACATTGTCAAGATTGGTAGTCTAACCTTTGAAGCTCCCGACCTTGAGGCGTTTCCGTGCCTTGGGCTTGCTTTTGAGGCGTTACGGGCCGGTGGTACCATGCCTGCGGTGCTGAATGCGGCGAATGAAAAAGCCGTTGGATTGTTTTTGCAGGAGAAAATAAGGTTTTTGGATATCCCCGAAATTATAGAAAAAGTAATGGGAAGACATTCAGTAAAACCGGATCCGGACATTGACGATATAATTGATGTCGATTTGTGGGCAAGGAAAATAGTTGAAGAAATTGTTAAATAG
- a CDS encoding isoprenyl transferase has protein sequence MGFWKNIFKAKKWKKGNIDYSKLPTHIAIIMDGNGRWAKKRALPRSMGHREGAKILKEITTFCGEIGIKYLTVYAFSTENWKRPKSEVDALMSLLLDYLKNAETHIGGKDVRIQVIGDTSVFDDEIKKEIDRVTKLTSKNNGLILNIALNYGSRAEIVHAAKRMAKEVLEGKLKPDDINEEVLNDRLYTAKIPDPDLLIRPGGEKRLSNFLLWQSAYTELWYTDVLWPDFKKEHIVEAILDYQRRNRRFGGI, from the coding sequence ATGGGTTTTTGGAAAAATATATTTAAAGCGAAAAAATGGAAAAAAGGTAATATAGATTATAGTAAATTACCGACTCATATTGCGATTATAATGGATGGAAATGGCAGATGGGCAAAAAAAAGAGCTCTTCCACGTTCCATGGGGCACAGGGAAGGTGCCAAAATTCTTAAGGAAATTACTACATTTTGTGGAGAGATCGGAATAAAATATTTGACCGTCTATGCTTTTTCAACGGAAAACTGGAAGAGGCCGAAAAGCGAAGTTGATGCCTTGATGAGTCTTCTTTTGGACTATTTGAAAAATGCTGAGACTCATATCGGAGGCAAAGATGTTCGAATACAGGTCATAGGTGATACCAGTGTATTTGACGATGAGATAAAAAAAGAAATTGACAGGGTTACAAAGCTTACTTCAAAGAACAACGGGTTGATTTTGAACATTGCTTTAAATTACGGCAGCAGGGCTGAGATTGTGCATGCGGCAAAAAGAATGGCAAAGGAAGTTTTGGAAGGTAAATTGAAACCTGATGATATAAATGAGGAAGTGTTAAATGACAGACTGTATACTGCCAAAATACCGGACCCTGATTTGTTGATACGTCCCGGAGGAGAAAAGAGATTGAGTAATTTTCTACTGTGGCAGTCGGCATATACGGAACTTTGGTATACTGATGTGCTCTGGCCCGATTTTAAGAAAGAGCATATAGTAGAGGCTATTTTGGATTATCAGAGGAGAAACAGAAGATTTGGAGGGATATGA
- the ispG gene encoding flavodoxin-dependent (E)-4-hydroxy-3-methylbut-2-enyl-diphosphate synthase, whose translation MEYIKRKKTRKVRVGDIYIGGDAKITVQSMTNTDTRDVEATVNQIKMLEDIGCDIIRVAVVDQEAAEAIKEIKKSIKIPLVADIHFDYRLAISSMENGADKIRLNPGNIGDRERVRKVVEVAKSRQIPIRIGVNSGSLEKNVIEKYGGITPEAMVESALQHVRILEELDFYDIVISLKASSVPMTIAAYRLMSEKTDYPLHIGVTEAGTVFKGTIKSCAGLGCLLAEGIGDTIRVSLTGDPKEEVLVGHELLRALGIEKGGIELVSCPTCGRCQIDLIGIAEKVEERLEGLDKNIKVAIMGCAVNGPGEAKEADIGIAGGKGEVLLFKKGVIVRKIPQERAVEELMEEILRM comes from the coding sequence ATGGAATACATCAAAAGAAAGAAAACAAGAAAGGTGCGAGTTGGAGATATATATATAGGCGGCGACGCAAAAATTACTGTTCAGTCCATGACAAATACCGACACAAGGGACGTTGAGGCTACCGTCAATCAAATAAAAATGCTTGAGGATATCGGCTGTGACATTATAAGGGTTGCTGTTGTGGACCAGGAGGCGGCAGAGGCGATAAAGGAGATAAAAAAGTCCATAAAGATTCCCCTGGTGGCTGATATTCATTTTGATTATCGGCTTGCCATATCCAGTATGGAAAACGGAGCAGACAAGATAAGACTTAATCCGGGAAACATAGGAGACAGGGAAAGAGTAAGAAAGGTTGTTGAGGTTGCAAAGTCCAGGCAGATACCAATTCGCATTGGGGTGAATTCCGGTTCCCTTGAGAAGAATGTCATTGAAAAGTACGGCGGAATAACTCCTGAGGCGATGGTGGAAAGTGCGCTGCAGCATGTTCGAATATTGGAGGAATTGGATTTTTACGATATCGTAATTTCCCTAAAGGCTTCAAGTGTTCCAATGACCATAGCGGCTTACCGCCTGATGTCTGAAAAAACCGATTATCCTTTGCATATCGGTGTTACCGAAGCGGGAACCGTGTTTAAAGGCACCATTAAATCCTGTGCCGGATTAGGCTGCCTTTTGGCTGAAGGCATAGGAGACACAATAAGAGTATCGCTTACCGGGGATCCAAAGGAAGAGGTTTTGGTCGGACATGAGCTGTTAAGGGCTTTAGGTATTGAAAAAGGCGGGATTGAGCTTGTTTCCTGCCCTACATGCGGAAGATGTCAGATTGACTTGATTGGAATAGCTGAAAAAGTGGAAGAAAGGCTTGAAGGTCTTGATAAAAATATCAAAGTGGCAATTATGGGTTGTGCCGTAAACGGACCGGGTGAAGCTAAGGAAGCGGATATTGGCATTGCCGGGGGAAAAGGTGAAGTATTGTTGTTTAAAAAGGGAGTTATAGTCCGTAAGATCCCCCAGGAAAGGGCAGTGGAAGAACTTATGGAGGAAATACTGAGAATGTAA
- a CDS encoding phosphatidate cytidylyltransferase, whose amino-acid sequence MLKTRVISALVGVILLIAVVCSGQMVLGTAVFFVSMLAMYEYFRSLTNAGYRPVKAVGYISCAAVLFLSWSEVLKNSFFQQIISLKSLLFAVFAMIVVLFSFIIFLHGKYNIVDISLTFFGVFYITFLLSFIVLTRNLKSGFLFVWLIFIGAFSTDTMAYFSGLFFGKHKLMPAISPKKTVEGAIGGVIGCALATFLYGLYLNKSGSIEFIPYFHFFVMGILCGIISQIGDWAASAIKRYVKVKDFGSIMPGHGGALDRFDSILFTAPVVYFYLSWII is encoded by the coding sequence TTGCTAAAAACCAGAGTGATAAGCGCTCTAGTGGGAGTCATTCTTTTGATTGCGGTTGTATGTTCGGGACAGATGGTTCTTGGAACGGCGGTTTTTTTTGTTTCCATGCTTGCCATGTATGAGTATTTCAGATCTTTGACAAATGCAGGTTACAGGCCTGTAAAGGCTGTGGGATATATTTCGTGTGCCGCTGTTTTGTTTCTTTCCTGGAGTGAAGTGTTGAAAAATTCTTTTTTTCAGCAGATAATATCCCTGAAATCATTGCTTTTTGCTGTCTTTGCCATGATTGTAGTCCTTTTTTCCTTTATAATTTTCTTACATGGTAAATACAATATTGTGGATATTTCGCTGACTTTTTTCGGTGTTTTTTATATAACGTTTTTATTGTCATTTATAGTTTTAACCCGTAACTTAAAAAGCGGCTTTTTATTTGTCTGGCTCATATTTATCGGAGCTTTTTCCACCGACACCATGGCATATTTTTCAGGGCTTTTTTTCGGAAAGCACAAGCTTATGCCGGCCATAAGTCCTAAGAAAACAGTTGAGGGGGCAATTGGCGGAGTAATAGGATGTGCATTGGCGACATTCCTTTACGGTTTGTATTTAAACAAGAGTGGCTCTATTGAGTTTATTCCGTATTTCCATTTCTTTGTTATGGGAATTTTGTGCGGTATTATATCCCAGATAGGTGATTGGGCTGCTTCTGCAATTAAGCGGTATGTAAAGGTCAAGGATTTTGGCAGTATAATGCCGGGGCACGGCGGAGCCCTTGACAGGTTTGACAGTATATTGTTTACGGCTCCTGTGGTATACTTTTATTTGAGCTGGATTATCTAG
- a CDS encoding PolC-type DNA polymerase III, whose product MQSVLVKERKLSELFPEVINNENERELFDTARIQNINVYKKSRKLEIFIVSDTLIPAKTLDSVEQSFKKLFELEQVHLRVSFNVELSIEEALEKYWDSILYIVKKNIALCRGILSGCKWKIEDKKLYIYLKTKGTEILKCKSCDTLIENIIKECFGLEIKVEFKDFEIDEDKINEYIEFKENEEAKIVTDTVIKNNEKTQKTEKSEKTSGESKSNVSSAGGEKSEVIFGKNFNDSVMNMSEVTQDSGRVVVKGEIIRTEARELKSGKLLYVFDVTDFTNSLTVKIFLDKDKSGSVIERLKEKANVKIRGEAQYDKFSRELSILASDIVEVPVQVRTDNAAEKRVELHLHTQMSAMDGVTSVGELIKRAAQWGHKAIAVTDHGVVQAYPEACEAAKKNKIKVIYGIEAYLLDDSVPIVYHANGHPVDGEFVVFDIETTGLSADKDKITEIGAVKIKEGKIVDTFSTFVNPEIPIPEFVVKLTGITDDMVSDAPTIDKVLPEFLEFVGTSPLVAHNAVFDTGFIRHNARLINRNVDNPVIDTLELSRQMFPELKKHKLDVVAKHLGVSLENHHRALDDAKACGEIFIKCLEILAEKNVKTIDDIQNVFEGCWNYQKANSYHAIILVKNYVGLRNLYKIVSKTHLEYFHKRPRLPRKLLMMHREGLILGSACEAGELYRAILENKDEDEISRIVKFYDYLEIQPLGNNRFLVESGKVNSEEDLKNINRKIVALGEKYNKPVVATCDVHFMDPQDEVFRRILMAGQGFSDADNQAPLYFRTTDEMLEEFEYLGREKCYEVVVTNTNLIADMCEDILPIPEGTFPPKIEGAEEEIRMLAENKAREIYGDPLPEIVEKRMEKELNSIIKNGFSVMYIIAQKLVWKSLSDGYLVGSRGSVGSSFVAYLIGITEVNSLPPHYICENCKYSEFIEDGSYGCGFDMPEKECPRCGKILKKDGYDIPFETFLGFEGDKEPDIDLNFSGEYQPIAHKYTEELFGVGHVYRAGTIGTIAEKTAYGFVKNYLDERGIVATNAEINRLVKGCTGVKRTTGQHPGGVMIVPQDREIYEFCPIQYPADDPDSGTITTHFDYHSISGRLLKLDILGHDDPTVIKMLEDLTGVNARTIPIGEKRTMGIFSSTEPLGIRPEDINCPVGTFAIPEFGTKFVRQMLVDTKPKTFSELIRISGLSHGTDVWLNNAQDLVRNNIASLSEVICTRDDIMLNLIHYGLPNKTAFKIMEDVRKGKGLKEEYEQIMREKKVPDWYIESCKKIKYMFPKAHAAAYVMMAFRIAWFKVYYPEAFYATYFTVRADEFDASMMCHGKEKVKNKIKEYELKGNNMTQKEKNTLTILEVANEMYARGIKFLPIDIYKSDAVKFKIEKDGLRPPLNALQGLGVSAAHSIAQARNQGEFLSVDDLRIRAKVSKTVIEILQQNGCLDGLPESNQISLFG is encoded by the coding sequence ATGCAGAGTGTGTTGGTAAAGGAAAGAAAGCTCTCCGAACTTTTTCCGGAAGTAATTAATAATGAAAATGAGAGGGAGCTTTTTGACACTGCAAGAATACAAAATATAAATGTTTATAAAAAATCCAGGAAACTGGAGATTTTTATTGTTTCTGACACATTAATACCTGCAAAGACCCTCGACAGTGTTGAACAGAGCTTTAAAAAACTGTTCGAACTGGAGCAGGTTCATCTCAGGGTTTCCTTCAATGTGGAGCTCTCGATAGAAGAGGCACTTGAAAAGTATTGGGACAGCATACTTTATATTGTGAAGAAGAATATTGCGTTATGCAGGGGAATATTAAGCGGATGCAAGTGGAAGATAGAGGATAAAAAATTATATATTTACCTTAAGACAAAGGGAACAGAGATTTTAAAGTGCAAAAGTTGCGATACTTTGATTGAAAATATAATAAAAGAATGTTTTGGATTGGAAATAAAGGTTGAATTTAAGGATTTTGAAATAGATGAGGATAAAATAAACGAATATATCGAATTTAAGGAAAATGAGGAAGCCAAGATTGTAACGGATACTGTTATTAAGAATAATGAAAAAACTCAAAAAACTGAGAAAAGTGAAAAAACGTCCGGGGAATCAAAAAGCAATGTATCTTCGGCCGGTGGGGAAAAGTCCGAGGTTATTTTTGGCAAGAACTTTAATGACAGCGTAATGAACATGTCTGAGGTGACTCAGGATTCTGGCAGGGTTGTTGTAAAGGGAGAAATAATAAGGACAGAAGCAAGGGAATTGAAAAGCGGTAAACTGCTGTATGTATTTGATGTGACAGATTTTACCAATTCTCTTACTGTTAAGATTTTTTTGGACAAGGACAAGTCCGGAAGTGTTATAGAAAGACTTAAGGAAAAGGCCAACGTAAAAATTCGCGGTGAAGCCCAATACGATAAATTCTCAAGAGAACTGTCGATATTGGCTTCAGATATTGTTGAGGTTCCCGTGCAGGTGAGGACCGATAATGCCGCCGAAAAGAGAGTTGAGCTTCACCTCCACACCCAGATGAGTGCAATGGACGGTGTTACGTCGGTCGGAGAACTGATAAAGCGTGCTGCCCAGTGGGGTCACAAGGCAATTGCCGTTACCGACCACGGGGTTGTACAGGCTTATCCCGAGGCCTGTGAGGCGGCCAAAAAGAATAAAATAAAGGTTATTTACGGAATAGAGGCATATCTTCTTGATGATTCCGTTCCCATTGTCTATCATGCCAATGGACATCCCGTTGACGGGGAGTTTGTGGTATTTGATATTGAAACGACCGGCCTTTCGGCTGATAAAGATAAAATAACGGAAATTGGTGCGGTAAAGATTAAGGAAGGTAAAATTGTTGATACCTTCAGCACATTTGTTAATCCTGAAATTCCGATACCGGAGTTTGTTGTCAAGTTGACAGGAATCACTGACGATATGGTGTCAGACGCTCCAACCATAGACAAGGTTTTGCCTGAATTTTTAGAGTTTGTGGGAACTTCTCCTTTAGTTGCCCATAATGCGGTTTTTGATACAGGATTTATCAGGCATAATGCCCGGCTTATAAACAGGAATGTGGACAATCCTGTAATTGACACTTTGGAACTTTCAAGGCAAATGTTTCCGGAGCTTAAAAAACACAAACTGGATGTGGTTGCAAAGCATCTTGGTGTTTCATTGGAAAACCATCACAGGGCTCTTGACGATGCAAAGGCCTGTGGGGAGATCTTTATCAAATGCCTTGAGATACTGGCTGAAAAGAATGTAAAAACAATTGATGACATACAAAATGTTTTTGAGGGTTGTTGGAATTATCAGAAAGCAAATTCATACCATGCCATTATACTTGTAAAAAATTACGTAGGCCTTAGAAATCTGTACAAGATTGTGTCCAAGACCCATTTGGAGTATTTTCACAAAAGGCCGAGACTTCCAAGAAAGCTTTTAATGATGCACAGAGAAGGACTCATTTTGGGAAGTGCGTGTGAAGCGGGAGAGCTTTACCGTGCGATTCTTGAAAACAAAGATGAGGACGAAATTTCAAGGATTGTAAAGTTTTACGATTATCTTGAAATACAGCCTTTGGGCAACAACCGTTTCCTTGTCGAGAGCGGAAAGGTGAACAGTGAGGAAGACTTAAAGAATATAAACAGAAAAATAGTAGCTTTGGGTGAGAAGTACAACAAGCCGGTGGTCGCTACCTGCGATGTTCATTTCATGGATCCGCAGGACGAAGTTTTCAGAAGAATACTTATGGCGGGGCAAGGTTTTTCCGATGCGGACAACCAGGCACCGTTGTATTTCAGGACCACTGATGAAATGCTGGAAGAGTTTGAATATCTGGGCAGGGAAAAATGCTATGAAGTGGTTGTAACAAATACAAATTTAATTGCGGATATGTGCGAGGACATACTTCCCATACCGGAAGGAACTTTTCCTCCTAAAATTGAAGGTGCGGAAGAAGAAATAAGGATGCTTGCCGAAAACAAGGCGAGAGAAATTTATGGCGACCCTCTTCCTGAGATTGTGGAAAAGCGCATGGAAAAGGAGCTTAACTCAATAATAAAAAATGGCTTCTCCGTTATGTATATTATTGCGCAAAAACTTGTATGGAAATCTTTAAGTGACGGCTATCTTGTAGGGTCGAGGGGATCCGTCGGATCATCCTTTGTTGCCTATCTCATAGGCATAACAGAGGTTAATTCCCTTCCGCCCCATTACATATGCGAAAACTGCAAATACTCGGAGTTTATTGAAGACGGAAGCTACGGGTGTGGCTTTGACATGCCGGAAAAGGAATGTCCCAGGTGCGGGAAAATTTTAAAAAAAGACGGTTACGATATTCCCTTTGAAACTTTTTTGGGATTTGAAGGAGATAAAGAGCCTGATATTGACCTTAACTTTTCAGGAGAATACCAGCCGATAGCTCATAAATATACCGAAGAACTTTTTGGTGTGGGACATGTCTACAGAGCCGGTACAATTGGTACAATTGCAGAAAAGACGGCCTATGGATTTGTAAAAAACTATCTTGACGAAAGAGGGATAGTTGCGACCAATGCGGAAATTAACCGTCTTGTCAAAGGTTGTACCGGTGTAAAGAGAACTACCGGACAGCACCCCGGAGGAGTTATGATTGTTCCCCAGGACAGGGAAATTTATGAATTTTGTCCGATACAGTATCCGGCGGACGACCCGGACTCGGGTACCATTACGACCCACTTTGATTACCACTCCATCAGTGGAAGACTTTTAAAGCTTGACATACTCGGACATGATGACCCTACGGTTATAAAGATGCTGGAGGATTTGACAGGGGTTAATGCCAGGACGATTCCCATAGGTGAAAAGAGAACAATGGGTATATTCAGCAGCACCGAACCTTTGGGAATAAGGCCCGAAGACATAAACTGCCCGGTAGGAACTTTTGCGATTCCCGAATTTGGAACCAAGTTTGTAAGGCAGATGCTTGTAGATACCAAACCAAAAACTTTCTCCGAGCTTATAAGGATTTCGGGACTTTCCCACGGAACGGATGTCTGGCTCAACAACGCCCAGGATCTGGTAAGAAATAATATTGCCTCATTGTCGGAAGTTATATGTACCAGAGACGATATAATGTTAAATCTCATACACTACGGCCTTCCGAACAAAACAGCGTTTAAAATTATGGAAGATGTAAGAAAAGGAAAGGGACTTAAAGAGGAATATGAGCAGATAATGAGAGAAAAAAAAGTGCCGGACTGGTACATTGAATCCTGTAAAAAAATAAAATACATGTTCCCGAAAGCCCATGCGGCAGCATACGTTATGATGGCTTTCAGAATTGCGTGGTTTAAGGTTTACTATCCCGAAGCATTTTATGCCACATATTTTACCGTAAGGGCGGATGAATTTGACGCTTCCATGATGTGTCACGGGAAGGAAAAGGTAAAAAACAAAATAAAGGAGTATGAGTTAAAAGGAAACAATATGACCCAGAAAGAAAAGAACACTCTTACCATACTTGAGGTTGCAAACGAAATGTATGCAAGGGGTATAAAGTTTTTGCCCATTGACATCTATAAATCCGATGCCGTTAAGTTTAAGATTGAAAAAGACGGACTCAGACCGCCTTTGAATGCTCTTCAGGGGCTTGGAGTTTCTGCTGCACACAGTATAGCCCAAGCAAGAAACCAGGGTGAGTTTTTATCTGTGGACGACTTGAGAATAAGGGCGAAGGTGAGCAAGACGGTTATAGAAATTTTGCAGCAAAACGGGTGCCTGGATGGTTTACCTGAAAGTAACCAGATAAGCTTGTTTGGCTGA
- the rseP gene encoding RIP metalloprotease RseP, translating to MRFLLVILAFDFIIIIHELGHFIVAKLSGIKVEEFSLFVGPKLFSVTIGETAYTLRLFPILAYVKMEGEEEESDSERAFNNKPVWVRAAVVAAGPLANLISAFLIISVVYYTTGYTTRTVGLVQKDSPAYNVGIREGDVIVGYDGKRIYDPLEVIQFLYVSKGKETTIEFVRNGKEIKKDIKPKVERTYQLGYYSSASGENSNVIGELIYGGALEKAGAKPGDKIVKLNDVEVESIDEIKNFLQENKNQPVKVTVLRDGNEIVFNVVPQFVENYSLGISFSRAKGGNILNVLKNGAMFTYSNIRMVPYSLYWLVTGQVSINQMTGPVGIVSTMNDVAQQSDTFKDAVLNILLWTALISAAIGATNLVPFPALDGSKLLILAIEAISRRKIPVEKEAIITSIGFIILIGLSIFVMANDIIRFIIK from the coding sequence ATGAGATTTTTATTGGTTATTCTGGCTTTTGATTTTATCATTATTATTCACGAACTGGGACACTTTATTGTTGCAAAACTGTCAGGCATAAAAGTTGAAGAGTTTTCCCTCTTTGTAGGTCCGAAGCTGTTTTCCGTCACAATAGGCGAGACGGCTTATACGTTGCGTTTGTTTCCGATACTTGCCTACGTCAAAATGGAAGGTGAGGAAGAAGAGTCGGACAGCGAGAGAGCCTTTAACAACAAGCCTGTCTGGGTGCGGGCCGCGGTGGTGGCGGCAGGACCTCTGGCCAATTTGATTTCCGCGTTTCTGATAATATCGGTAGTGTATTATACGACGGGTTATACCACAAGAACCGTAGGTTTGGTTCAGAAAGATTCTCCGGCTTATAATGTAGGTATCCGGGAAGGAGATGTTATTGTCGGCTACGACGGAAAAAGAATATATGACCCGTTGGAAGTTATCCAGTTTTTATATGTATCAAAAGGGAAAGAAACCACAATAGAGTTTGTAAGAAACGGAAAAGAGATAAAAAAAGATATTAAACCTAAGGTGGAAAGGACTTACCAGTTGGGATATTATTCCTCCGCATCGGGGGAGAACTCCAATGTTATTGGGGAGTTGATTTATGGCGGTGCTTTGGAAAAAGCGGGCGCCAAACCCGGAGATAAAATTGTGAAGTTAAATGATGTTGAGGTTGAAAGCATTGATGAGATAAAGAATTTTTTACAGGAAAATAAGAACCAACCGGTTAAGGTGACTGTTTTGAGAGACGGGAATGAAATAGTCTTTAATGTTGTACCGCAATTTGTGGAGAATTATTCTCTTGGAATATCCTTCTCCCGGGCAAAGGGTGGCAATATTCTGAATGTTTTAAAGAACGGTGCGATGTTTACCTACTCCAACATACGCATGGTGCCTTACAGCCTTTACTGGCTTGTGACGGGCCAGGTATCCATAAATCAGATGACGGGTCCGGTGGGAATTGTGAGCACCATGAATGATGTGGCGCAGCAAAGTGATACCTTTAAGGATGCGGTGCTGAACATTCTTCTGTGGACGGCTTTAATAAGTGCCGCAATTGGTGCGACAAACCTTGTACCATTCCCGGCGCTTGACGGAAGCAAGCTTCTTATTCTTGCCATTGAGGCGATAAGCAGAAGGAAGATTCCTGTGGAAAAGGAAGCAATTATTACTTCAATAGGATTTATTATTTTAATAGGTCTTTCAATATTTGTAATGGCAAATGACATAATTAGATTTATAATCAAATAA
- the frr gene encoding ribosome recycling factor, whose protein sequence is MDEYKNIEEKMKKTVSVLKDELNTVRAGRANAAILDRITVDYYGVPTPINQLGTISVPEPRVIVIQPWDAQILKEIEKEIQKSDIGINPNNDGKVIRLVFPPLTEERRKELTKLAKKYGEDAKVAIRSIRRDGIEKKKAMKKNGEITEDDLKSAEKDIQNLTDKYIAEIDKLIEIKEKEILEV, encoded by the coding sequence ATGGATGAGTATAAAAATATTGAAGAAAAAATGAAAAAAACCGTGAGTGTATTAAAAGACGAGCTTAATACTGTGAGGGCGGGAAGGGCAAATGCGGCAATACTGGACAGGATAACGGTTGATTATTATGGTGTGCCGACACCGATTAACCAGCTTGGTACCATTTCAGTACCGGAGCCAAGGGTTATAGTGATTCAACCTTGGGATGCCCAAATATTAAAGGAAATTGAAAAGGAAATTCAAAAATCCGATATCGGTATAAATCCGAATAATGACGGCAAGGTCATTAGATTAGTTTTCCCGCCGCTTACCGAGGAAAGAAGAAAAGAACTTACAAAGCTTGCGAAAAAATATGGTGAGGACGCCAAAGTTGCCATAAGGTCAATAAGAAGAGACGGAATTGAAAAAAAGAAAGCCATGAAAAAGAACGGCGAAATCACCGAAGATGATCTCAAGAGTGCGGAAAAGGACATCCAAAACCTTACAGACAAATATATTGCGGAAATAGACAAATTAATTGAAATAAAAGAGAAGGAAATACTAGAGGTTTAG